A stretch of Lysinibacillus agricola DNA encodes these proteins:
- a CDS encoding ABC transporter ATP-binding protein, with product MTTNSIIRFENVSKSYNDGTVVLKNINLELEKGKFYTLLGPSGCGKTTILRMIAGFTEPTTGDIYFHDKKINSVPANERQVNTVFQDYALFPHLNVFENVAFGLRIKKLPESEIKNRVAEALKFVNLAGYGNREISEMSGGQRQRVAIARAIVNDPEVILLDEPLSALDLKLRTEMQYELRELQQRLGKTFVFVTHDQEEALAMSDEIFVLSEGEIQQSGTPVDIYDEPINRFVADFIGESNIVPGVMIEDFKVEFAGKVFECVDQGMKPNEKIDIVIRPEDLEMTTIDKGKLVVKVDTQLFRGVHYELSTYDKDGNEWLVHSLKKAEVGTEIGLDFDPEAIHVMRLNETEEEFDKRLEAYGDDEDAN from the coding sequence ATGACAACGAATTCGATTATCCGCTTTGAAAATGTTTCAAAGTCCTATAATGACGGCACGGTCGTCTTAAAAAACATTAACTTGGAGCTAGAAAAAGGGAAATTCTATACACTACTAGGTCCTTCTGGTTGTGGTAAAACAACTATTTTACGTATGATTGCTGGCTTCACAGAACCGACTACAGGAGATATCTATTTTCACGATAAAAAAATCAACTCAGTACCAGCAAATGAACGCCAAGTAAATACTGTTTTTCAGGATTATGCGTTGTTCCCTCATTTGAATGTCTTTGAAAACGTCGCATTTGGGCTTCGCATCAAAAAACTTCCTGAAAGTGAAATTAAAAACCGTGTTGCTGAAGCATTAAAATTCGTTAACTTAGCAGGCTATGGCAATCGTGAAATTTCTGAAATGTCCGGTGGTCAACGTCAACGTGTTGCTATTGCTCGTGCGATTGTGAATGATCCTGAAGTGATTTTACTTGATGAGCCTCTTTCTGCTTTAGATTTAAAGCTGCGTACAGAGATGCAGTATGAGTTACGCGAATTACAGCAACGACTCGGGAAAACATTTGTCTTCGTTACACACGATCAAGAAGAAGCCCTTGCCATGAGTGATGAAATATTTGTCTTAAGTGAAGGTGAAATTCAACAATCAGGTACACCAGTAGATATTTATGATGAGCCAATTAACCGCTTCGTTGCTGATTTTATTGGAGAATCAAATATTGTTCCTGGTGTGATGATTGAAGATTTTAAAGTAGAATTTGCCGGTAAAGTTTTTGAATGTGTCGACCAAGGTATGAAGCCAAACGAAAAAATTGATATTGTCATTCGCCCAGAGGATTTAGAAATGACAACAATCGATAAAGGCAAACTTGTCGTTAAAGTTGATACTCAATTGTTCCGTGGGGTGCATTATGAATTATCCACGTACGACAAGGATGGAAATGAATGGCTCGTGCATTCATTGAAAAAAGCTGAAGTAGGGACAGAAATTGGCTTAGACTTTGATCCAGAAGCAATTCATGTTATGCGCTTAAATGAGACAGAAGAAGAATTCGATAAACGTTTAGAAGCTTATGGAGACGACGAAGATGCAAACTAA
- a CDS encoding ABC transporter substrate-binding protein, protein MKQLIQATIAILVVSALLFYAADALSAGGGKSGKDTLTIFNWGEYIDPDLLKQFEKETGIHVIYETFDSNEAMMTKIQQGGTAYDIAVPSEYMIEKMKEENLLIPLDKTKIPNLKNIDPYFLDLPFDEDNKYSVPYFWGTVGIVYNPKLVGNLDFSSWDDLWDPSLNRKVFLVDGAREVIGMGLNSLGYSLNSLNGHELREATDKLITLAPNVKAIIGDEITPLMINNEAAVALTWSGQAADMMSENEDLDFAVPEEGSNLWFDNMVIPKTSKNIDGAHAFINFMLKAESGAQNADYVGYSTPNIEAMKLMDKEVVSDERYYPTEEQRDTLEVYKNLGPDYLGKYNELFLEFKMSIR, encoded by the coding sequence ATGAAGCAATTAATTCAAGCAACAATCGCCATCCTTGTCGTTTCCGCCCTTTTGTTCTATGCTGCTGACGCCCTAAGTGCCGGCGGTGGGAAAAGTGGGAAAGATACGTTAACAATCTTTAACTGGGGAGAATATATTGACCCAGATTTGCTAAAGCAATTTGAAAAAGAAACAGGTATTCATGTTATTTATGAGACGTTTGATTCAAATGAAGCAATGATGACAAAAATTCAACAAGGTGGTACGGCTTATGATATTGCAGTACCTTCTGAATATATGATTGAAAAAATGAAGGAAGAAAACTTACTTATTCCTTTAGATAAAACGAAAATCCCTAATTTAAAAAATATCGATCCTTACTTTTTAGATTTACCATTTGATGAGGACAATAAATATTCTGTTCCATATTTCTGGGGAACAGTCGGCATTGTCTATAATCCAAAGCTCGTTGGTAATTTAGATTTTTCTTCTTGGGATGACTTATGGGACCCTTCGTTAAATCGAAAAGTCTTTTTAGTAGACGGTGCACGTGAAGTGATCGGTATGGGCTTAAACAGTCTTGGCTATTCTCTCAACTCTTTAAATGGCCATGAGCTACGTGAAGCTACTGATAAACTGATAACATTGGCGCCAAATGTTAAAGCCATTATCGGAGATGAAATTACACCGCTGATGATTAATAATGAGGCAGCTGTTGCCCTTACTTGGTCTGGTCAAGCAGCAGATATGATGTCCGAAAACGAAGACCTAGACTTCGCTGTACCAGAAGAAGGCTCGAATTTATGGTTTGATAATATGGTCATTCCAAAAACTTCAAAAAATATAGATGGAGCACATGCCTTCATTAATTTTATGCTTAAAGCTGAATCCGGTGCTCAAAATGCCGATTATGTAGGCTACTCTACTCCTAATATTGAAGCGATGAAGTTAATGGATAAAGAAGTTGTATCAGATGAACGCTACTATCCTACTGAAGAACAACGCGACACATTAGAGGTATATAAAAATTTAGGCCCAGATTATTTAGGCAAATACAATGAGCTGTTTTTAGAATTTAAAATGAGTATACGATAA
- a CDS encoding ABC transporter permease produces MQTKTSKSALFPYVLWIALFVIAPIALVVYYSLLDIHGNFTLDNYKAFFTSVYLKMTLSSFWYAFLITFFTLLVSYPTAYFLTKTKHKQLWLLLIIIPSWINLLLKTYAFIGIFGLYGPLNAFIEVFGFDPQQMLFTDISFVFVSVYIFIPFMILPIFNSLDRLNPTLVYAARDLGASALTTFRRVVLPLTMDGVKSGIQVVFIPALSLFMITRLIAGNRVITLGTAIEQQFLVTQNWGMGSTIAVFLILFMVIIMLITGQKDKGGRVR; encoded by the coding sequence ATGCAAACTAAGACTTCGAAATCAGCCTTATTTCCATATGTTTTATGGATCGCACTTTTCGTTATCGCGCCGATTGCACTTGTTGTTTACTATTCCCTACTAGATATACATGGCAATTTCACGCTCGATAACTATAAAGCGTTCTTTACTTCTGTCTATTTAAAAATGACATTAAGTTCGTTCTGGTATGCGTTTTTAATTACGTTCTTTACGTTACTTGTTTCGTATCCAACAGCCTATTTTTTAACAAAAACGAAGCATAAGCAGCTTTGGCTTTTACTGATTATTATTCCTTCTTGGATTAATCTTTTGTTAAAAACATATGCCTTTATCGGGATTTTTGGCTTATACGGTCCATTAAATGCATTTATCGAAGTATTTGGCTTTGATCCACAGCAGATGCTATTCACTGACATTAGCTTTGTATTCGTATCCGTTTATATTTTTATTCCATTTATGATTTTACCGATTTTCAACTCATTGGATCGTTTAAATCCGACTCTTGTTTACGCAGCACGTGATTTAGGGGCATCTGCCCTTACTACATTCCGTCGCGTTGTGTTGCCACTAACAATGGACGGTGTTAAATCAGGTATTCAAGTTGTATTTATCCCTGCTTTATCACTCTTCATGATTACTCGTTTAATTGCAGGAAACCGTGTTATTACACTTGGTACAGCTATTGAACAACAATTCCTTGTGACCCAAAACTGGGGAATGGGTTCAACAATTGCTGTTTTCTTAATTTTATTCATGGTTATCATTATGTTAATTACGGGGCAAAAGGATAAAGGAGGTCGCGTACGATGA
- a CDS encoding EVE domain-containing protein yields the protein MTERDTKYWIGVVSLNHVQKGVEGGFGQLCHGKERPLKRMQKGDWIIYYSPKKSLDGNEPVREFTAIGRVKDERIYEFQMAENFIPFRRDIDFYKEAKSVPIKRILDYLEFVEDTSKYGYKFRFGHFEISKKDFLLIAHEMGLPLKYE from the coding sequence ATGACTGAAAGAGACACGAAATATTGGATTGGCGTGGTATCTCTCAATCATGTGCAAAAAGGGGTTGAGGGAGGATTCGGCCAGTTATGCCATGGCAAAGAGAGACCTTTGAAACGAATGCAAAAAGGAGATTGGATCATTTATTATTCTCCTAAAAAAAGTCTAGATGGTAATGAGCCTGTAAGAGAGTTTACCGCAATTGGAAGGGTAAAAGACGAGCGAATTTACGAGTTCCAAATGGCAGAAAATTTTATTCCTTTTAGAAGAGATATAGACTTTTATAAAGAGGCAAAGTCTGTACCAATAAAAAGGATCTTAGATTATTTAGAATTTGTAGAAGATACATCGAAATATGGCTATAAATTCAGATTTGGTCATTTTGAAATAAGTAAAAAAGATTTTTTATTAATTGCTCATGAAATGGGATTACCATTGAAGTATGAATGA
- a CDS encoding ABC transporter permease, which yields MKKLSASARVYLAIVFIVLYAPIFYLIFYSFNSGGSMNNFESFTLEHYIAVFEDSRLLVILINTVIVALLSALISTVIGTLGAIGIVTVKNSKMRNTLLSLNNVLIVSPDVIIGASFLILFTMIGIKLGFASVLLAHVAFSVPIVVLMVLPKLLEMNKSLIDAALDLGATKKDVMMRVILPYIQPGIFAGFFLALTYSLDDFAVTFFVTGNGFSTLSVEIYSMARAGISLTVNAISGLVFFVTVIVVVGYYFITSRASKRTGGTQ from the coding sequence ATGAAAAAACTATCTGCGTCAGCAAGAGTGTATTTAGCGATTGTTTTTATCGTCTTATATGCACCTATCTTCTATTTAATCTTTTATTCGTTCAATAGTGGTGGCTCGATGAATAATTTTGAGTCCTTTACGTTAGAACATTATATAGCCGTGTTTGAGGATTCACGTTTACTCGTTATTTTAATTAATACAGTCATCGTGGCATTGCTTTCTGCATTGATTTCTACAGTCATCGGGACACTAGGTGCCATTGGCATTGTCACTGTTAAAAATTCAAAAATGCGCAACACTCTACTTTCTTTAAACAATGTGTTAATTGTTAGCCCGGACGTCATTATTGGTGCAAGCTTTTTAATTTTATTCACAATGATTGGTATTAAATTAGGCTTTGCTTCTGTGTTACTAGCACATGTAGCGTTCAGTGTCCCAATCGTTGTACTGATGGTCTTACCGAAACTGTTAGAAATGAATAAATCATTAATCGACGCTGCATTAGATTTAGGTGCAACGAAAAAAGATGTGATGATGCGTGTTATTTTACCGTATATTCAACCTGGTATTTTTGCAGGGTTCTTCCTTGCCTTAACGTACTCTTTAGATGATTTTGCGGTGACGTTTTTCGTGACAGGTAACGGCTTTAGTACATTATCTGTTGAAATTTACTCTATGGCACGTGCCGGTATTTCCTTAACGGTTAACGCTATTTCTGGTTTAGTATTCTTTGTAACGGTTATCGTCGTAGTTGGCTATTACTTCATTACAAGCCGCGCTAGTAAAAGAACGGGGGGAACTCAATGA
- a CDS encoding VWA domain-containing protein, which yields MDLRIDMPLALLLLLPLLMYFGWTYWRERQRLKKSHIVVLGIRIVAVGCLVFALAGPYILLPVKEEQVLFLVDRSASMNGTDDEMANFIAESLQSKNDEQLAGIYSFSSTLQMEAILSNTLKEVPKFTTIKATDQTNIEQSLQLASGIVDPKKATRLVLLTDGNETKGDALEFALKFKGSNSSVDVVPFSQPVTNDVSLKSFVTPQVAYVGEQQQLVTEINATAAEQGELLLYENDKLIHREAVELAEGSNIFTYKHAATAEGLVKYEALVQVDQDAIFENNKLTSVTMVQSEPHLLIVNGYDTASPIAAALGSQSISYDVVDANSLPNELSSYLQYNAIIFDNVPGHLVGEEKMNVIEQAVKNFGVGFTMVGGENSFGLGGYFKTPIETLLPVEMEIKGKEQLPSLGLVIVLDRSGSMHGTKLELAKEAAARSVEMLRDEDTLGFIAFDDKPWEIIETGPLGNKDEAVDTILSVTPGGGTEIYGSLAKAYENLAELKLQRKHIILLTDGQSQSGNYEDLIAQGKENGITLSTVAIGQDADANLLEALSEMGNGRFYDVVDEQTIPSILSRETAMISRTYIEDNPFYPTIYNASAWNTLFTNGVPKMNAYIGTTAKQGASVIAESEKEDPVLAQWQYGLGKTFAFTSDSTGKWAGDWARWQEWGTFWQTLISQMLPSYNDVAYDVRLESDGSFVITDPTNEAAFLDIVAVNEAGEELETQLETMSASQVRAVVQAEPGLIFFRIADEEQAIYQAGLSVPYSAEYELRPVNEKLVEELTKQTGGSVLKEPNEVFREFTKKGAERQNIATWLLLAGMLLFFMDITIRRFGWGFLTRPKKQEQLVEEKPKQAEDTNVAQLLKGMKKRP from the coding sequence GTGGATTTACGAATTGATATGCCATTAGCATTGTTGCTTTTACTTCCGTTGCTTATGTATTTTGGATGGACCTATTGGCGTGAGCGTCAGCGACTAAAAAAGAGTCATATCGTCGTACTAGGTATTCGTATTGTGGCAGTAGGCTGTTTGGTTTTTGCACTTGCAGGGCCCTATATTTTATTGCCCGTAAAGGAAGAACAAGTATTATTTTTAGTTGACCGTTCTGCTTCAATGAATGGTACCGATGATGAGATGGCCAATTTTATAGCGGAAAGTTTACAGTCGAAAAATGATGAACAGCTTGCAGGGATTTATTCTTTTTCATCGACATTACAAATGGAAGCCATTTTATCGAATACTTTAAAGGAAGTGCCGAAGTTTACAACCATAAAAGCAACAGATCAAACAAATATTGAACAAAGCCTACAGCTCGCTTCAGGTATTGTAGATCCGAAAAAAGCAACACGACTTGTGCTCTTAACGGATGGCAATGAAACAAAAGGAGATGCCTTAGAATTTGCATTAAAGTTTAAAGGGTCGAATAGTAGTGTTGATGTAGTTCCATTTAGTCAACCTGTTACTAACGATGTATCACTGAAAAGCTTTGTAACCCCACAGGTTGCTTATGTAGGTGAACAGCAACAGTTAGTCACTGAGATTAATGCAACTGCAGCAGAACAAGGCGAGCTATTATTATACGAAAATGATAAGCTTATTCATCGTGAGGCAGTGGAGCTTGCTGAAGGGTCAAATATTTTTACGTATAAACATGCCGCAACGGCTGAAGGACTTGTAAAATATGAAGCACTCGTGCAGGTTGACCAAGATGCAATTTTTGAAAATAATAAATTAACGAGTGTCACGATGGTACAAAGTGAACCGCATTTATTAATTGTTAATGGCTATGACACGGCATCGCCAATCGCTGCAGCACTTGGCAGCCAATCAATTTCCTATGATGTTGTGGATGCTAACAGTTTGCCAAATGAACTTTCTAGTTATTTACAATACAATGCCATCATTTTTGATAATGTACCAGGGCATTTAGTAGGCGAGGAAAAAATGAATGTTATTGAACAGGCAGTGAAAAATTTTGGTGTCGGGTTTACAATGGTTGGTGGCGAAAATAGCTTTGGCTTGGGCGGCTATTTTAAAACACCAATCGAAACTTTACTACCTGTTGAAATGGAGATTAAAGGTAAGGAACAATTACCGTCATTAGGACTTGTTATCGTGCTTGACCGCTCTGGAAGTATGCATGGAACGAAGCTAGAGCTCGCGAAGGAAGCGGCCGCTCGTTCAGTCGAAATGCTACGAGATGAGGATACGCTCGGGTTTATTGCCTTTGATGATAAACCGTGGGAAATTATTGAGACAGGACCACTTGGCAATAAGGATGAAGCAGTAGATACCATTTTATCTGTAACACCAGGGGGCGGCACTGAAATATATGGATCACTTGCTAAAGCTTATGAAAATCTAGCTGAATTAAAGCTACAGCGTAAGCATATTATTCTCTTAACGGATGGACAGTCACAGTCAGGTAATTATGAAGACTTAATCGCACAAGGAAAAGAGAATGGTATTACACTATCAACGGTTGCAATTGGTCAGGATGCAGATGCCAACTTACTTGAAGCACTTAGTGAAATGGGCAATGGGCGTTTCTACGATGTTGTTGATGAGCAGACAATCCCTTCTATTTTATCTCGTGAAACTGCCATGATTTCACGCACATATATTGAGGATAATCCATTCTATCCAACTATATATAATGCATCTGCATGGAATACATTATTTACGAATGGTGTACCTAAAATGAATGCTTATATCGGTACAACAGCAAAGCAGGGAGCCTCTGTTATTGCAGAAAGCGAGAAGGAAGATCCAGTGCTAGCACAGTGGCAATATGGTCTTGGCAAGACATTCGCCTTTACTTCTGATTCGACAGGAAAATGGGCAGGGGACTGGGCAAGATGGCAAGAATGGGGCACATTTTGGCAAACGCTTATTTCACAAATGCTACCAAGCTATAACGATGTTGCCTATGATGTACGTCTAGAGTCAGACGGCTCATTTGTCATCACTGATCCAACAAATGAAGCGGCGTTTTTAGATATTGTTGCTGTTAATGAAGCCGGTGAAGAACTTGAAACACAGCTTGAAACAATGTCAGCGTCACAAGTGCGAGCAGTCGTACAAGCAGAGCCGGGACTAATCTTCTTCCGCATTGCCGATGAAGAACAGGCTATTTACCAAGCAGGCTTAAGTGTACCTTATAGTGCTGAATATGAATTACGCCCAGTCAATGAAAAACTAGTGGAAGAACTAACGAAGCAGACAGGCGGTTCCGTTTTGAAAGAGCCGAATGAAGTGTTCCGTGAATTTACTAAAAAAGGTGCGGAACGCCAAAATATTGCAACATGGCTCCTATTAGCAGGTATGCTACTATTCTTCATGGATATTACTATTCGACGCTTTGGTTGGGGCTTCCTAACAAGGCCGAAGAAACAAGAACAGCTTGTAGAGGAAAAACCAAAACAGGCAGAGGACACAAATGTTGCCCAGCTATTAAAGGGCATGAAAAAACGACCCTAA
- a CDS encoding redoxin family protein produces the protein MKLREQMPELVGATTWLNGEVTKAGLVGEKPTLIHFWSVSCHLCKEAMPDVNNFRDQYKDELNVIAVHMPRSEQDTDLETIKSVAAEFDIVQPIFVDNELKLTDAFENQYVPAYYVFDKDGQLRHMQAGGSGMKMLEKRVNRVLDEMRNAE, from the coding sequence ATGAAACTTCGTGAACAAATGCCTGAACTTGTAGGCGCAACGACTTGGTTAAATGGTGAAGTAACAAAAGCAGGTTTAGTAGGAGAAAAACCTACGTTAATCCACTTCTGGTCGGTTAGTTGCCATTTATGTAAAGAAGCAATGCCAGATGTGAACAATTTCCGTGATCAATACAAGGATGAGTTAAACGTTATTGCTGTGCATATGCCACGTTCTGAGCAAGATACAGATTTAGAAACAATCAAATCGGTAGCAGCAGAATTTGATATTGTACAACCAATCTTTGTTGATAACGAATTAAAGCTAACAGATGCATTTGAAAACCAATACGTACCTGCGTATTATGTTTTCGATAAAGATGGTCAGCTTCGTCACATGCAAGCTGGTGGTAGCGGTATGAAAATGCTAGAAAAACGTGTAAATCGTGTTTTAGATGAAATGCGCAACGCTGAATAA
- a CDS encoding peroxiredoxin codes for MAERMVGRQAPDFTMEAVLSDKSFGKVSLEDIKAQDKWTVLFFYPMDFTFVCPTEITAMSDRYDEFEDLDAEVIGVSTDTIHTHLAWINTDRTQNGLGELKYPLAADTNHQISKEYGVLIEEEGIALRGLFIINPEGELKYQTVFDNNIGRDVDETLRVLQALQTGGLCPANWRPGQATL; via the coding sequence ATGGCAGAACGCATGGTAGGTAGACAAGCACCTGACTTTACAATGGAAGCGGTACTTTCAGACAAATCATTTGGTAAAGTATCATTAGAAGACATTAAAGCACAAGACAAATGGACAGTTCTTTTCTTCTATCCAATGGACTTCACTTTCGTATGTCCAACAGAAATCACTGCAATGAGCGATCGTTACGACGAGTTCGAAGACTTAGATGCAGAAGTAATCGGTGTTTCTACTGATACAATTCACACTCACTTAGCTTGGATTAACACTGACCGCACTCAAAATGGTCTTGGTGAGTTAAAATATCCATTAGCAGCGGATACAAATCACCAAATTTCAAAAGAATATGGTGTATTAATTGAAGAAGAAGGTATCGCACTACGCGGCTTATTCATCATCAACCCAGAAGGTGAATTAAAATACCAAACAGTATTCGATAACAACATCGGCCGTGATGTAGACGAAACTTTACGTGTACTTCAAGCTTTACAAACTGGTGGTCTTTGCCCAGCAAACTGGCGCCCAGGTCAAGCAACTCTATAA
- a CDS encoding MFS transporter, with the protein MTQQKSNKAALYILMFNMFIAMGSIGIIIPVMPEYLKLFGAAGQILGMLIATFALAQFVFSPIAGNLSDQYGRKNLIIFGLIVTGLAQIGFGLSTDVWMLFLARFLGGLGSAFVAPPIMAFVADVTTYEERGKGMGMLGAAMSFGFMIGPGIGGFLSKVSLHFPFYTAGCAAILAAILSFFLLPATKPNTAKKAQKQDNLAKQMVRSVRMPYFVMLIIMLVFSFGIANFQTTLSLFVTDKFNYTPTDIAIILVVGGAFGVIVQIFVITPLFNRFGEMKVVLVNLFIASVSIFLILFASGFALILIVATIFSTATTLIRPAVNTLISKLAENEQGFAAGLNNAYMSLGNMIGPALAGLLFDWNMNSPYIFGSIILMACFFLALIWTMKKAPHLMHPDTN; encoded by the coding sequence ATGACCCAGCAGAAGTCTAATAAGGCGGCTTTGTATATTTTAATGTTTAATATGTTTATCGCAATGGGGAGTATTGGAATTATTATTCCTGTCATGCCTGAATATTTAAAACTATTTGGTGCTGCAGGACAAATTCTTGGCATGTTGATTGCAACGTTCGCCTTGGCACAATTCGTTTTTTCTCCAATTGCTGGGAATCTTTCGGATCAATACGGTCGAAAAAATCTCATTATTTTCGGTCTTATAGTGACAGGACTTGCACAAATTGGTTTTGGGCTTTCTACAGATGTGTGGATGCTCTTCTTGGCACGCTTTTTAGGTGGCCTTGGATCTGCATTTGTGGCACCTCCTATAATGGCTTTTGTGGCAGACGTCACGACTTATGAGGAACGAGGTAAAGGAATGGGTATGCTAGGGGCAGCAATGTCCTTTGGTTTTATGATTGGACCAGGCATCGGTGGATTCCTCTCAAAAGTTAGCTTGCATTTTCCATTTTATACTGCTGGATGTGCAGCTATCTTAGCAGCTATTTTATCGTTCTTTTTATTACCTGCTACAAAACCAAACACAGCGAAAAAAGCGCAGAAGCAAGATAATCTTGCAAAGCAAATGGTCCGTTCAGTCCGAATGCCTTATTTTGTCATGCTAATTATCATGCTTGTTTTCTCATTCGGAATCGCTAACTTCCAAACAACATTATCATTATTTGTTACAGACAAGTTTAATTACACACCTACAGATATCGCTATTATATTAGTTGTAGGTGGCGCTTTTGGTGTTATTGTACAAATATTTGTTATTACACCGCTGTTTAATCGATTCGGCGAAATGAAAGTAGTGTTAGTCAATTTATTTATTGCATCCGTTTCGATTTTCTTAATATTATTCGCATCTGGCTTTGCACTTATTTTAATTGTAGCGACAATCTTCTCTACAGCTACGACATTGATTCGTCCAGCTGTCAACACACTGATTTCAAAGCTTGCTGAAAATGAACAAGGCTTTGCAGCTGGTCTCAACAATGCATATATGAGTCTTGGTAATATGATTGGTCCAGCTTTAGCAGGTTTATTATTCGATTGGAATATGAACAGTCCTTATATTTTCGGGTCTATTATTTTAATGGCTTGCTTCTTCCTTGCCCTTATTTGGACAATGAAAAAAGCACCGCATCTAATGCATCCTGATACAAATTAG
- a CDS encoding MarR family winged helix-turn-helix transcriptional regulator — MTNIMNSFGFLSFKLAEALEDNLEKYISEKFQMKSREVGIMMAVKEKKLSQIQIGQILKLDKNSVRFFIDGLEERNYVYREKNQENRRENLICLTEQGESMAEELWKTLSISENDVLNVLTLEEKEQLKGILTKVYENRA; from the coding sequence ATGACCAATATAATGAATTCATTTGGTTTTCTAAGTTTTAAGCTAGCAGAGGCTCTAGAGGATAATCTCGAGAAATATATTAGCGAAAAATTTCAAATGAAATCCAGAGAAGTCGGGATCATGATGGCAGTAAAAGAAAAAAAACTTAGCCAAATTCAAATAGGGCAGATATTAAAGTTGGATAAAAATAGTGTTCGCTTTTTTATCGATGGTCTAGAAGAAAGAAATTATGTTTATAGGGAGAAAAATCAAGAAAATAGAAGAGAGAATTTAATATGCCTTACAGAACAAGGTGAAAGTATGGCAGAAGAATTATGGAAGACCCTTTCGATTTCTGAGAATGATGTTTTAAACGTACTTACATTGGAAGAAAAAGAACAATTGAAAGGCATATTGACAAAAGTATATGAAAATCGTGCATAG
- a CDS encoding helix-turn-helix domain-containing protein: MQIGAKIKALRLKKGLTQEELGERTDLSKGYISQLERDLNSPSIETLFSLLEVLGSTPKEFFDDESPEQKVVYTEEDQSTYTDEEKKYEIQWLIPTSNEKEMEPIFLTLDVDGEFKQFEPSLSETFIYVVEGRIRLVLGNEQYIASKGNALYFDATDHHQILNAHTGETKILLVATDSYL; this comes from the coding sequence ATGCAAATAGGAGCAAAAATCAAAGCGCTTCGCTTAAAAAAAGGTCTTACCCAAGAGGAGCTTGGAGAACGTACAGATTTAAGTAAAGGGTATATTTCACAATTAGAACGTGATCTAAATTCACCTTCCATTGAAACGCTATTTTCACTATTAGAAGTTTTAGGGTCAACACCTAAGGAATTTTTCGATGATGAATCACCTGAACAAAAGGTTGTATATACAGAAGAAGATCAATCCACTTATACAGACGAAGAAAAAAAATATGAAATTCAGTGGCTCATTCCTACATCAAATGAAAAAGAGATGGAGCCCATTTTCTTAACACTTGATGTTGATGGTGAATTCAAACAGTTTGAGCCCTCGCTCTCGGAAACATTTATTTATGTTGTCGAAGGGCGTATTCGTCTCGTTTTGGGAAATGAACAGTATATAGCAAGTAAAGGCAATGCACTCTATTTTGACGCGACAGATCATCATCAAATTCTTAATGCACATACTGGAGAAACAAAAATTTTACTTGTCGCAACGGATTCATATTTATAG
- the thiW gene encoding energy coupling factor transporter S component ThiW, translating into MSIRKLTIMALLVAIAVAGSTFVSIPTGIARAYPVQHAINVIGAIILGPVPTVMVAFVTAIIRILTGTGSLLAIPGSVIGALCAALAYKYSGKQWLAGIGEMFGTGIIASLIAVPYAHLVMGTSVAALFFMPAFLTSSTIGAILGIVIASNLRKTMFVTNLNTLLK; encoded by the coding sequence ATGTCAATTCGAAAATTAACAATCATGGCCTTATTAGTAGCAATTGCCGTAGCAGGTTCTACCTTCGTATCTATACCAACGGGAATTGCACGTGCCTACCCTGTACAGCATGCCATTAATGTTATTGGCGCTATTATTCTTGGACCAGTGCCTACTGTTATGGTCGCCTTTGTCACAGCTATTATTCGTATTTTAACAGGCACAGGCTCATTATTAGCTATACCCGGCAGTGTCATTGGTGCTCTATGTGCAGCTCTTGCCTATAAATACAGCGGCAAACAATGGCTCGCAGGTATCGGTGAAATGTTTGGAACAGGTATTATTGCCTCACTCATTGCAGTACCTTACGCACATTTAGTAATGGGGACATCCGTTGCTGCTTTATTTTTCATGCCAGCCTTTTTAACCTCAAGTACCATTGGTGCTATCCTGGGCATTGTCATTGCTAGCAATTTGCGCAAGACTATGTTTGTAACTAATCTTAACACTCTACTTAAATAA